In Chryseobacterium shigense, the following proteins share a genomic window:
- a CDS encoding efflux RND transporter permease subunit: MIKNFINRPVLSTVISILIVILGVLGLISLPVTQYPDIAPPTVSVSTNYTGANAETVMKSVVVPLEEQINGVEGMDYITSSAGNDGSAQIQVFFKQGINPDIAAVNVQNRVARATPLLPSEVTRSGVVTQKQQTSALMYMSFYSENKDLDDVYLQNFLNINIIPNLKRINGVGDANVFGGKNYSMRIWLDPAKMAAYSVTPTDVTNAINEQSREAAAGSIGQNSGSSFEYIIKYVGKFNDKEQYDNIIIKSLGDGQNLMLKDVAKVELAGQSYTGIGENGNNPSISMGIFQTPGSNAQEIIKNIKEYLKSAEGTFPQGIKYTFNFDTNEFLEASIEKVVHTLIEAFILVFIVVYIFLQDFRSTLIPAIAVPVSIVGAFFFLNLFGYSLNLLTLFALVLAIGIVVDDAIVVVEAVHAKMEHGISDAKKATVEAMDEITGAIISITLVMASVFIPVTFITGPTGVFYQQFGITLIVAIIISAINALTLSPVLCSLFLKPHSEHHKEYQNLNFLQKFFYKFNIAFKTTTDRYGRGFVFLLRHKWVTLVIFAITGGILFWASSTMKKGFVPTEDRGIIFTDVQLPPGASMERTYNALKTLQAKAMKVPGVQNVTISTGRGFLSGNGSNNGLAFIKLKPFDERKKDGQTSEDITKKLFGISGAVPDAKVVFFQPPSVPGFGNSAGFEMVLLDKSGGEYADLDNKTNEFIGKLMERPEIEFAQTSFNTKYPQYQMEINVPLTKQLGVSVSDILATMQGYIGGVYTADFTKYGKQFRVMVQALPENRKNIENLNELYVRTGSGVMSPISQFVTLKKAYGPQSVSRYNLFTSVKITGANSAGFSSGDAITAVQQVANEALNQNYAVEFTGLTREELNSGSQTLLIFGLSLIFVYFILSAQYESYILPLIVVISLPLGVMGAYFGQKIMGLENNIYFQIALIMLVGLLAKNAILIVEFAVQRRHHGETIVMSAINAAKARLRPILMTSFAFIFGLLPLVLASGIGAVGNRSIATGAAIGLLIGTILGLFVIPVLYVIFETLQEKIKPIKKEDINLAE; encoded by the coding sequence ATGATTAAAAATTTTATAAACCGACCGGTTTTATCCACCGTAATATCAATCCTGATTGTTATTCTCGGTGTATTGGGATTGATCTCACTGCCGGTTACACAGTATCCGGACATTGCCCCGCCTACAGTAAGTGTTTCTACGAACTATACCGGAGCCAATGCCGAAACTGTAATGAAAAGTGTGGTAGTACCACTGGAAGAACAGATCAACGGGGTGGAAGGAATGGATTATATTACTTCCAGTGCCGGTAATGACGGATCTGCCCAGATCCAGGTATTTTTTAAACAGGGAATAAACCCGGACATTGCTGCCGTGAACGTACAGAACCGTGTGGCAAGAGCAACACCGCTTCTTCCTTCCGAAGTAACCCGTTCAGGGGTGGTAACGCAGAAACAGCAGACCAGCGCCCTGATGTATATGTCCTTCTATTCTGAAAATAAGGATCTGGATGATGTATATCTTCAAAACTTCCTGAATATCAATATTATTCCGAATCTTAAGAGGATCAACGGTGTAGGAGATGCCAACGTTTTCGGTGGGAAGAACTATTCCATGAGAATCTGGCTGGATCCAGCGAAAATGGCAGCTTACAGTGTAACACCTACAGATGTTACCAATGCTATCAACGAACAGAGTAGAGAAGCAGCGGCAGGGTCTATCGGACAGAACAGCGGAAGCTCTTTTGAATATATCATCAAGTATGTAGGTAAATTCAACGACAAGGAACAGTATGATAATATTATCATCAAATCTCTTGGTGACGGTCAGAATTTAATGCTGAAAGACGTTGCTAAAGTAGAACTGGCAGGACAGTCTTATACAGGGATCGGGGAAAACGGGAACAATCCATCCATCAGTATGGGGATCTTCCAGACTCCGGGTTCCAATGCACAGGAAATCATTAAAAATATCAAAGAATATCTGAAATCTGCAGAAGGTACTTTCCCACAGGGCATCAAGTATACCTTTAACTTTGATACCAATGAATTCCTTGAAGCTTCCATCGAAAAGGTGGTACATACCCTGATTGAAGCCTTCATCCTTGTATTTATTGTAGTATATATATTCCTTCAGGATTTCAGATCTACTTTGATCCCGGCTATTGCAGTTCCGGTATCTATTGTGGGAGCCTTTTTCTTCCTGAATTTATTCGGATATTCATTAAACCTGTTAACCCTCTTTGCACTGGTACTTGCCATTGGTATTGTGGTGGATGATGCGATTGTCGTCGTCGAGGCCGTCCATGCAAAAATGGAACATGGTATTTCAGATGCTAAAAAGGCAACTGTAGAAGCGATGGATGAGATTACAGGAGCAATTATTTCAATTACTTTGGTAATGGCATCAGTATTCATTCCGGTAACGTTCATTACAGGGCCTACAGGGGTATTCTACCAACAGTTTGGTATAACACTGATTGTTGCGATTATCATTTCCGCGATTAACGCTTTGACTTTAAGTCCGGTTTTATGTTCCTTATTCCTGAAACCTCACTCAGAGCATCATAAAGAATATCAGAACCTTAATTTCCTTCAGAAGTTTTTCTATAAGTTCAATATTGCTTTTAAAACAACAACAGACCGTTACGGAAGAGGGTTTGTATTCCTGTTAAGACATAAATGGGTAACCCTGGTTATTTTTGCGATTACCGGAGGTATATTATTCTGGGCAAGCAGCACTATGAAAAAAGGTTTCGTACCTACAGAAGACAGAGGGATTATCTTTACGGATGTTCAGCTTCCTCCGGGCGCTTCAATGGAAAGAACATACAACGCTCTTAAAACACTTCAGGCAAAAGCAATGAAAGTTCCAGGAGTTCAGAATGTAACGATTTCCACCGGTAGAGGATTCTTATCCGGAAACGGAAGTAACAATGGTCTTGCCTTCATTAAGCTGAAACCCTTTGATGAAAGGAAAAAAGACGGCCAGACTTCCGAAGACATCACCAAGAAACTATTCGGGATTTCAGGAGCAGTTCCTGATGCGAAAGTGGTATTCTTCCAACCGCCAAGTGTACCTGGATTTGGTAACAGTGCCGGTTTTGAAATGGTGCTGTTGGATAAATCCGGAGGAGAATATGCTGATTTGGATAACAAAACAAATGAGTTCATCGGTAAGCTGATGGAAAGACCTGAAATAGAATTTGCCCAGACTTCATTCAACACAAAATATCCCCAGTACCAGATGGAAATTAATGTTCCGCTAACCAAGCAGCTTGGAGTTTCTGTAAGTGATATCCTGGCTACAATGCAGGGATATATCGGGGGAGTTTATACCGCTGATTTTACCAAATACGGAAAACAGTTCAGGGTAATGGTTCAGGCACTTCCTGAAAACAGAAAGAACATTGAAAATCTGAATGAGCTATATGTAAGAACAGGTTCAGGAGTAATGTCTCCGATATCACAGTTCGTAACTTTGAAGAAAGCATATGGACCCCAGTCTGTAAGCCGGTATAACCTCTTTACTTCTGTGAAGATTACTGGAGCCAACTCTGCAGGATTCAGTTCCGGTGATGCCATTACTGCTGTGCAGCAGGTAGCCAATGAAGCATTGAACCAAAATTATGCAGTAGAGTTTACCGGATTAACCAGGGAAGAATTAAATTCAGGATCTCAGACTCTTCTGATTTTCGGATTGAGTTTGATCTTCGTTTACTTTATTCTTTCCGCTCAATATGAAAGCTACATTCTTCCGCTGATCGTTGTAATTTCTCTTCCTCTTGGGGTAATGGGAGCTTATTTCGGACAGAAGATTATGGGGCTGGAGAATAACATTTATTTCCAGATCGCCCTGATCATGCTGGTAGGATTATTGGCAAAGAATGCAATTCTTATTGTTGAATTTGCAGTCCAGAGAAGGCATCATGGTGAAACCATCGTTATGTCTGCCATCAATGCGGCTAAAGCCAGGTTAAGACCGATCCTTATGACTTCATTTGCCTTTATCTTCGGTTTATTGCCGTTGGTTCTTGCAAGCGGAATCGGTGCGGTAGGTAACAGATCCATTGCAACGGGTGCAGCCATCGGGCTACTGATAGGAACCATTTTAGGATTGTTTGTAATTCCGGTACTGTATGTGATCTTCGAGACCCTGCAGGAAAAAATTAAACCTATCAAAAAAGAAGATATCAATTTAGCAGAATAA
- a CDS encoding C40 family peptidase, with the protein MIPGLFEKNLRIKQLAVLVVASAMAVSCGSSKNVSSRKNTAAKTENLRKLDSRFDGTISRSVNDILKDAERYIGTPYKFGGSTSSGFDCSGFTVKVFEENDLSLPRRSADQAEAGKKIDIKEVKPGDLLFFATAGGSRVSHVGIVHDIGADGEVKFIHASTSKGVMISSLNEKYWNKAYLHAQRVL; encoded by the coding sequence ATGATACCGGGATTATTTGAAAAAAACTTAAGAATAAAGCAGCTTGCCGTTCTGGTGGTTGCCTCAGCCATGGCAGTTTCCTGCGGATCTTCAAAAAATGTGTCTTCCAGAAAAAATACAGCAGCAAAAACCGAAAATCTCAGAAAGCTTGATTCCAGATTTGACGGAACCATTTCCAGGTCTGTGAATGATATCCTGAAAGATGCCGAAAGATATATCGGAACCCCATATAAATTCGGAGGAAGTACATCTTCAGGCTTTGACTGCTCCGGATTTACCGTAAAAGTTTTTGAAGAAAATGATTTATCGCTTCCACGCAGATCAGCAGATCAGGCCGAAGCAGGTAAAAAAATAGATATTAAAGAAGTAAAGCCCGGAGATCTGCTTTTCTTTGCAACAGCCGGAGGAAGCAGGGTTTCACATGTAGGAATTGTTCATGATATCGGAGCTGACGGAGAGGTGAAATTCATTCATGCGTCCACTTCAAAAGGGGTAATGATTTCATCTTTAAACGAAAAATACTGGAATAAAGCCTATCTGCATGCCCAGAGGGTATTGTAA
- a CDS encoding MarR family winged helix-turn-helix transcriptional regulator — translation MNIIDESGILAISTRLQRLSEQLRKDGALIYKSFDIDFEPKWFPVIFTLYHKKKLSVVEISNEIGYTHPSTISLLKELEKQKLIQSKKDKQDERKRLIVLSPKGTELVEKMKPVWELMSKVLGEIADNKNHLLAAIDEAEEKIATQSFYQRVLQMKNEK, via the coding sequence ATGAATATAATAGATGAATCCGGTATTCTGGCAATATCCACAAGGCTACAGCGGTTAAGCGAACAATTGAGAAAAGACGGTGCCTTGATCTACAAATCCTTCGATATTGACTTTGAGCCCAAATGGTTTCCTGTGATCTTTACTTTGTATCATAAAAAGAAGCTTAGTGTTGTAGAAATTTCGAATGAAATAGGGTATACCCATCCGTCAACGATAAGCTTACTGAAAGAACTGGAGAAACAAAAGCTTATTCAATCCAAAAAAGACAAGCAGGATGAACGTAAAAGACTTATTGTTCTGTCTCCAAAAGGTACTGAGCTGGTTGAAAAAATGAAACCTGTCTGGGAATTAATGTCAAAAGTCCTGGGAGAAATTGCTGATAATAAGAATCATCTTTTGGCAGCTATTGATGAGGCAGAGGAAAAGATAGCAACCCAGTCTTTTTACCAGCGGGTATTGCAGATGAAGAATGAAAAGTGA
- a CDS encoding LytR/AlgR family response regulator transcription factor, translating into MENRTFAFIKTDKKLVKLFFKDITIIKGLGNYVEINTIFQKKYIYYKTLKELIESLPDEFMRVHNSYIVNLTNIEYFEDNQLVCQDQKIAVAKSYKDCLITALNKMML; encoded by the coding sequence ATGGAAAACCGGACCTTTGCATTTATTAAAACAGATAAAAAACTGGTAAAACTTTTCTTCAAAGACATTACCATTATAAAAGGCTTGGGAAATTATGTAGAGATCAATACTATATTTCAGAAAAAATACATCTACTACAAAACCCTTAAAGAACTTATTGAAAGCCTTCCCGATGAATTCATGAGAGTTCACAATTCTTATATTGTCAATTTGACGAATATCGAATACTTTGAAGACAACCAGCTTGTCTGCCAGGACCAGAAAATTGCTGTAGCAAAAAGTTACAAAGATTGCCTGATTACGGCACTCAACAAAATGATGCTCTGA
- a CDS encoding DUF2255 family protein has protein sequence MNKETAIHYINSHNLIEIKAGNQRTTFLEIWMVTVNDRIFARSWGLAEKSWYNTFLQDPEGQIKCGEDIFNIKARVPDDLNEITSDINTAYLTKYNTDSNLTYSKGIIQQKHIEKTMELIICE, from the coding sequence ATGAATAAAGAAACAGCAATACACTACATCAACAGTCATAATCTCATTGAAATAAAAGCAGGAAATCAGAGAACAACTTTCCTCGAAATCTGGATGGTTACCGTTAACGACAGAATTTTTGCCAGATCATGGGGCCTTGCAGAAAAAAGCTGGTACAATACCTTTTTACAGGATCCGGAAGGTCAGATTAAATGCGGAGAGGATATATTCAATATCAAAGCCCGTGTTCCTGATGATCTTAATGAGATTACTTCTGACATTAATACAGCTTATTTAACAAAATATAATACTGATTCAAACCTAACCTATTCAAAAGGAATTATTCAGCAAAAACACATTGAGAAGACGATGGAGCTTATAATTTGCGAATGA
- a CDS encoding TolC family protein yields MKSLLNIIKGITFSVAILGAITSCMARKEYERPKNVVDEKLFRTDMLPSDSTTIANVSWKEIFTDPILQKHISKALDNNLDIRIALQNINSAEAYLKQSKAAYEPTLTVGPGYTFQTQSLNTQTGQLFGQRRYINQLDITASLGWEADIWGKMKAQQKAQLATYLGTVAAHKAVKSDLVASIASAYYQLLTFDDQKRIITETIAVREKNLETTKALKIAGTVTEVAVQQSEALVFNAKSLLIDMDTQIQLLENTMSLLMGEPSHTIERSTLESQKVPIDLKLGYPAQLLANRPDVMRAEYSLMNAFELTNSAKAQFYPTLKITGNGGLQSMDIDHLFSVNSLFASVVGGLAQPILNRRTIKTNYEVSLANQETAYLNFRKTVLTAGKEVSDAIRVFSVQDSFIDLKQKELNAYKNSVEYSQELVNYGMANYLEVLNASVNSLNAELNISNAEYSKMKAAVELYQALGGGWK; encoded by the coding sequence ATGAAGAGTTTATTAAACATCATAAAAGGAATAACTTTTTCAGTCGCAATCCTGGGCGCCATTACCTCATGTATGGCCAGAAAAGAATATGAAAGACCGAAAAACGTTGTGGACGAAAAGCTTTTCCGTACAGATATGCTTCCTTCCGACAGTACAACGATTGCCAATGTTTCCTGGAAAGAAATATTTACCGATCCCATACTTCAGAAACATATATCGAAGGCTTTGGATAATAATTTAGATATAAGAATCGCCCTGCAAAACATCAATTCTGCAGAGGCCTATTTAAAGCAAAGTAAAGCAGCTTATGAACCGACTTTAACAGTTGGTCCCGGCTATACTTTTCAGACCCAGTCTTTAAATACACAGACCGGTCAGCTATTTGGGCAAAGGCGTTATATCAACCAGCTTGACATTACAGCAAGTTTAGGCTGGGAAGCTGATATCTGGGGTAAAATGAAAGCTCAGCAAAAGGCTCAACTGGCAACCTATTTAGGTACTGTTGCAGCACACAAGGCTGTAAAAAGTGATTTGGTAGCGTCTATTGCTTCTGCTTACTACCAATTGTTAACCTTTGATGACCAAAAGAGGATCATTACGGAGACAATTGCAGTTCGTGAGAAAAATTTAGAGACGACCAAAGCTTTAAAAATAGCAGGAACAGTGACAGAAGTTGCAGTTCAGCAGAGTGAGGCACTGGTTTTCAATGCCAAATCTTTATTGATCGACATGGATACCCAGATTCAGCTGTTGGAAAATACAATGAGTTTGCTGATGGGAGAGCCTTCACACACTATAGAAAGATCAACATTGGAAAGTCAGAAAGTTCCTATTGATTTAAAACTGGGATATCCAGCCCAGTTATTGGCAAACAGGCCAGATGTGATGAGGGCGGAATACAGCTTGATGAATGCCTTTGAATTAACGAATTCGGCCAAAGCACAGTTTTATCCTACTTTGAAAATTACAGGAAACGGAGGTCTTCAATCGATGGATATTGATCATTTGTTCAGCGTAAATTCTTTATTTGCAAGTGTAGTTGGGGGATTGGCCCAGCCGATCTTAAACCGAAGAACGATCAAAACCAATTATGAGGTAAGTTTGGCCAATCAGGAAACAGCTTATCTGAACTTCAGAAAGACAGTTCTTACAGCGGGAAAAGAAGTTTCAGATGCTATCCGTGTGTTTTCAGTACAGGATTCTTTTATTGATTTAAAACAGAAAGAGCTGAATGCCTACAAAAATTCTGTTGAATATTCCCAGGAGCTTGTAAACTATGGTATGGCAAACTACCTGGAAGTGCTGAATGCAAGTGTTAACTCTTTAAATGCAGAGCTGAATATTTCCAATGCCGAATACAGCAAGATGAAAGCTGCCGTAGAGCTTTACCAGGCTCTTGGCGGAGGATGGAAATAA
- a CDS encoding glycosyltransferase family 4 protein, with protein sequence MKIAFDAKRFFHNTSGLGNYSRDLVRILSQYYPENEYLLLNKNSSERGRQIQEQPNVKFVQTSKGNLSRQLKMGKDAQKEGADIFHGLSGELPLKWGKEPIRKIVTIHDLIFMRYPQYYSFFDRKIHLWKFKKAAVSADKIIAISEQTKKDIITYLKVPESKIEVIYQGCHKAFKEQQSDECIQSVKDKFNLPERYILNVGTIEDRKNLLNIVKGISGTEIPLVVVGRKTNYYKKVEAFIRKNKMEKHVLFLEGVSMDELAVIYKLADIFVYPSFFEGFGIPVIEALFSKTVTITSNASCLPEAGGKDSLYIDPANYSDIGAKIRFLWENESERKRRAEKSFEFVQKFNDEPIAKQLMELYKKNL encoded by the coding sequence ATGAAAATTGCCTTCGATGCAAAACGTTTTTTTCACAATACGTCCGGATTGGGCAATTATTCAAGAGATCTTGTCAGGATTCTTTCACAGTACTATCCTGAAAATGAATACCTGCTGCTGAATAAAAACAGTTCCGAAAGAGGCAGGCAAATTCAGGAGCAACCCAATGTAAAATTTGTACAAACCTCAAAAGGAAACCTTTCCAGACAGCTTAAAATGGGGAAAGATGCCCAAAAAGAAGGTGCAGATATATTTCATGGTCTTTCCGGCGAACTTCCGTTGAAATGGGGCAAAGAACCCATTAGGAAAATAGTGACGATTCACGATTTAATTTTCATGAGATATCCGCAGTATTATTCCTTCTTCGACAGGAAAATTCACCTGTGGAAATTTAAAAAAGCTGCCGTTTCTGCTGATAAGATCATTGCTATTTCAGAACAGACCAAAAAAGATATTATCACCTATTTAAAAGTCCCCGAAAGTAAAATTGAAGTTATTTATCAGGGATGTCATAAAGCTTTTAAGGAACAGCAATCCGATGAATGCATCCAGTCGGTGAAAGACAAATTCAACCTCCCTGAACGCTATATTTTAAATGTAGGAACCATTGAAGACCGTAAGAACCTTTTAAATATTGTTAAAGGCATCAGCGGAACTGAAATTCCTCTCGTTGTAGTGGGAAGAAAAACCAATTACTATAAAAAAGTAGAAGCTTTTATCAGGAAAAACAAGATGGAAAAACACGTACTTTTCCTTGAAGGAGTTTCTATGGACGAACTGGCTGTGATCTACAAACTGGCAGATATTTTTGTGTATCCAAGCTTTTTTGAAGGCTTTGGAATTCCTGTAATAGAAGCCCTTTTCTCAAAAACAGTAACCATTACAAGCAATGCCAGCTGTCTTCCGGAAGCAGGAGGAAAAGACTCTCTTTACATTGATCCGGCTAATTATTCCGATATCGGAGCCAAGATTAGATTTCTCTGGGAAAACGAATCCGAAAGAAAACGCCGTGCAGAAAAGAGTTTCGAATTTGTTCAGAAGTTTAATGATGAACCTATTGCTAAACAATTAATGGAGCTTTATAAAAAAAATCTGTGA
- a CDS encoding GNAT family N-acetyltransferase, whose product MEIHIQPLNNSYSDQLIDLILTIQQKEFNVPITIEDQPDLKKIESFYMEPGGNFWGAFINGELVGSIALVKFDERAGAIRKMFVKKEFRGKELNIAQKLLEVLISFCQENGIDSVYLGTVSILKAAMRFYERNHFSQVEKENLPARFPLMSADNIFYYLNVNQTV is encoded by the coding sequence ATGGAAATACACATTCAGCCACTAAATAATAGTTATTCAGATCAGCTTATTGATTTGATTCTTACCATACAGCAAAAAGAATTTAACGTACCTATTACGATAGAGGATCAACCGGATCTTAAAAAAATTGAGAGCTTCTATATGGAACCCGGCGGAAATTTCTGGGGAGCTTTTATCAATGGAGAACTGGTAGGTTCCATAGCATTGGTTAAGTTTGATGAAAGGGCAGGAGCCATAAGGAAAATGTTCGTAAAAAAAGAATTCAGGGGAAAGGAGCTGAATATTGCCCAGAAACTTCTGGAAGTTTTAATTTCTTTCTGTCAGGAAAACGGAATAGACTCGGTATATTTAGGAACAGTCTCCATACTGAAAGCCGCCATGCGTTTTTATGAAAGGAATCATTTTTCACAGGTTGAAAAAGAGAATCTGCCGGCCCGTTTTCCATTAATGAGTGCTGATAATATTTTTTATTATTTAAATGTAAATCAGACAGTATGA
- a CDS encoding 2,3,4,5-tetrahydropyridine-2,6-dicarboxylate N-succinyltransferase: protein MSLQQTIENIWDNRDLLQNEDSQKAIREVISLLDSGELRVAQPTENGWQVNEWVKKAVVMYFPIQKMETIEVGPFEFHDKIPLKRNYAEKGVRVVPHAIAREGSFVASGVIMMPSYVNIGAYVDSGTMVDTWATVGSCAQIGKNVHLSGGVGIGGVLEPLQAAPVIIEDDCFIGSRCIVVEGVHVEKEAVLGANVVLTASTKIIDVTGTEPVEIKGRVPARSVVIPGSYTKQYPAGEYQVPCALIIGQRKESTDKKTSLNDALRENNVAV, encoded by the coding sequence ATGTCGTTACAACAAACTATTGAAAACATTTGGGATAATAGAGATTTATTACAGAATGAAGACAGCCAGAAAGCCATAAGAGAAGTTATTTCCTTATTGGATTCAGGAGAACTTCGTGTTGCCCAGCCTACGGAAAACGGATGGCAGGTGAACGAATGGGTAAAGAAAGCTGTAGTAATGTATTTCCCGATTCAGAAAATGGAAACCATTGAAGTAGGTCCGTTTGAATTTCATGACAAAATTCCTTTGAAGAGAAACTACGCTGAAAAAGGAGTAAGAGTTGTACCGCATGCCATCGCAAGAGAAGGATCTTTCGTAGCTTCAGGAGTAATCATGATGCCTTCTTATGTGAATATCGGGGCTTATGTAGATTCAGGGACAATGGTTGATACCTGGGCTACTGTAGGAAGCTGTGCACAGATCGGGAAAAACGTTCACCTGAGTGGTGGTGTGGGTATCGGTGGTGTATTGGAGCCGTTACAGGCAGCACCTGTAATCATTGAAGACGACTGTTTCATCGGTTCAAGATGTATCGTGGTAGAAGGTGTTCACGTAGAAAAAGAAGCCGTATTGGGGGCTAATGTTGTACTGACTGCTTCAACAAAAATTATTGATGTTACCGGTACTGAGCCTGTTGAGATCAAAGGAAGAGTTCCTGCCCGTTCAGTGGTAATTCCGGGAAGTTATACAAAACAGTATCCTGCCGGAGAATACCAGGTTCCATGTGCACTGATTATTGGCCAGAGAAAAGAATCTACAGATAAAAAAACATCTCTTAATGATGCTTTAAGAGAAAATAATGTAGCCGTATAA
- a CDS encoding acyltransferase family protein — MKFRNDISFLRAISVIAVLLYHFKFFFFKGGFVGVDIFFVISGYLMTRIILSGFKNDNFNLLDFYKKRVVRIFPALLVMITFFAVVIYFLLPTMFSTYLKSYFSSSLFFSNIYYYLNNGYFDQQSQFNFLLHTWSLSVEWQFYMIYPLILLLFRHTYQSRKKVFIVYFCALIGISFASMLIHSAYDKSYSFFIFYTRAWEMMIGGVAFLFEDKVKAITFNTKLLVVSICIVILGVFIVTTNEHSITWPSTLTIIPVVSTMVILLLNIDLKIFNNKVINFLGNISYSLYLWHWPFYVLSIFFNVNERFRYRILFIALSFVFAIVSYYFVEKRNYNKKYKLVLVSTVILFASSLIITKVKPHYIFDNYKANMAFAATDYKYSPQAYKQYDLKNKHFSYNLSLKNYDLNKIKVLPQKKNIVLLGDSHAGMFSQTFHNIFPQDKYNLIQVTADATYPMINSKTRYQGPKDFFNYFFQDFFPKNYSKIDMVVINSNYADYTKDEISESVEFTENYFKKYNTKVLYIGQTSTFYLDFPTSYYLKNHFNIDHKNNRSIKEKDDKTNDLLISKLGDKYINILHLKIKEVSNHGEPYIYDTGHLSYYGTEQYRSFLANKLK, encoded by the coding sequence ATGAAATTCAGAAATGATATATCATTTTTAAGAGCAATATCAGTAATTGCAGTTCTATTATACCACTTTAAATTTTTCTTTTTTAAAGGCGGCTTTGTTGGGGTTGATATATTCTTTGTAATATCAGGATATTTAATGACCAGAATTATACTTTCCGGGTTTAAAAATGATAATTTCAATTTACTGGATTTCTACAAAAAAAGAGTTGTAAGAATATTTCCGGCCTTGTTGGTCATGATCACTTTTTTTGCGGTGGTTATTTATTTTTTACTGCCCACCATGTTTTCAACCTACCTAAAATCTTATTTTTCGAGTAGTTTATTTTTTTCCAATATTTATTATTATCTCAATAACGGTTATTTTGATCAGCAGTCACAGTTTAATTTTCTATTGCATACATGGTCTTTATCTGTAGAATGGCAGTTTTACATGATTTATCCATTGATATTGCTTTTGTTCAGACATACATATCAAAGCAGGAAAAAAGTTTTTATAGTATATTTCTGTGCCTTAATCGGGATTTCTTTTGCATCCATGTTAATTCATAGTGCATATGATAAATCATATTCGTTTTTCATATTTTATACCCGCGCCTGGGAGATGATGATTGGGGGAGTAGCATTCTTATTTGAGGATAAAGTAAAAGCTATTACGTTCAATACAAAACTTTTAGTAGTGAGTATCTGCATTGTGATTCTTGGAGTTTTTATTGTAACTACAAATGAACATTCCATTACCTGGCCATCAACATTAACTATTATTCCTGTTGTTTCAACAATGGTCATTTTACTGCTTAATATTGATTTAAAAATCTTCAATAATAAAGTAATAAATTTTCTGGGAAATATTTCTTATTCCCTCTACTTATGGCACTGGCCTTTCTATGTTTTAAGCATATTTTTTAACGTAAATGAAAGATTCAGATATAGAATACTGTTTATTGCTTTGTCGTTCGTCTTTGCAATAGTATCATATTATTTTGTGGAAAAAAGAAATTATAATAAGAAATATAAGCTGGTATTGGTTTCAACAGTAATTTTATTTGCATCATCCCTAATAATTACAAAAGTAAAGCCTCATTATATATTTGATAACTACAAAGCTAATATGGCATTTGCAGCAACTGATTATAAGTACAGTCCCCAGGCTTATAAGCAGTATGATCTAAAAAATAAGCACTTTAGCTACAATCTGAGTCTGAAAAATTACGATTTAAATAAAATTAAAGTATTACCTCAAAAAAAGAATATTGTTTTACTGGGCGATAGTCATGCCGGGATGTTCTCACAGACTTTTCATAACATTTTTCCGCAGGATAAATATAATTTGATTCAAGTTACTGCAGATGCAACTTACCCAATGATAAATTCAAAAACAAGATATCAAGGTCCTAAAGACTTTTTCAATTACTTTTTTCAGGATTTTTTTCCAAAAAATTACAGTAAGATTGATATGGTTGTCATTAATAGTAATTATGCCGACTATACAAAAGATGAAATATCAGAATCTGTAGAGTTTACCGAAAATTATTTCAAAAAATATAATACCAAAGTTTTATATATTGGCCAAACAAGTACTTTTTATCTGGATTTCCCGACATCATATTATCTGAAAAATCATTTTAATATTGATCACAAAAATAATAGATCGATAAAGGAAAAAGATGACAAAACAAATGATCTTCTTATTAGTAAATTAGGTGATAAGTATATTAACATTTTACATTTAAAAATAAAAGAAGTTTCGAATCATGGAGAGCCTTATATTTATGATACAGGCCATTTATCCTATTATGGTACCGAACAGTACAGATCTTTTCTCGCAAATAAATTAAAATAA